One segment of Corynebacterium caspium DSM 44850 DNA contains the following:
- the ftsX gene encoding permease-like cell division protein FtsX: MQLGFVTREALRGLFRNFTMTIALVITTAISLALLATGVLVTNMTKDTKEIYLDRVEVMIQFDEEISASDKDCTSTACAAVLNKIKGAAGVESVLFRSREQSYLRFVEVFKDTDPSLVNETSPDALPAAVHVRLTDPLDTSPLAPIRDMEHVDTIVDQVDDLRGATENLDAVRNATFLVAAMQALAAIFLIANMVQIAAFSRRHEMSIMRMVGASRWYTQGPFIIEAVLASLVGSILAGLGLFAGNSLVVKKALGGLYEAQLIAPITNSDIWLILPIVGVLGMVFSAITAQITLRFYVRS, from the coding sequence GTAACTCGTGAAGCTCTCCGCGGACTTTTCCGTAACTTCACCATGACTATCGCTTTGGTTATCACCACGGCTATCTCGCTCGCCTTATTGGCAACGGGGGTGCTGGTCACAAATATGACCAAAGACACCAAGGAAATTTATCTCGACAGGGTAGAGGTGATGATCCAATTCGACGAGGAAATTTCTGCTTCCGATAAAGATTGCACCTCCACTGCTTGCGCGGCTGTTCTCAATAAAATAAAAGGCGCCGCAGGCGTGGAGTCAGTGCTTTTCCGTTCTCGTGAACAATCATATTTACGCTTCGTTGAAGTTTTTAAGGACACTGATCCAAGCCTTGTTAATGAGACTTCTCCAGATGCCCTCCCTGCGGCTGTCCACGTGCGCCTAACTGATCCTTTAGATACCTCCCCGTTGGCCCCTATCCGGGATATGGAACATGTCGATACCATAGTTGACCAGGTAGATGACCTGCGAGGTGCCACTGAAAACCTAGATGCCGTACGCAATGCCACCTTCCTGGTAGCTGCGATGCAGGCCTTAGCGGCAATTTTCCTAATTGCCAACATGGTGCAGATCGCCGCCTTTAGTCGACGGCATGAAATGTCCATCATGCGGATGGTCGGGGCTTCGCGTTGGTATACTCAAGGACCCTTTATTATTGAAGCTGTGTTAGCTAGCTTGGTTGGATCAATTTTGGCCGGTTTGGGCCTTTTTGCCGGGAATAGCTTGGTAGTAAAAAAGGCCTTAGGTGGACTTTATGAGGCCCAACTAATTGCCCCGATTACCAATAGCGATATCTGGCTCATTCTTCCCATCGTGGGAGTTTTGGGCATGGTATTTTCAGCGATCACAGCCCAAATTACCCTGCGATTCTACGTTCGCAGCTAA
- the smpB gene encoding SsrA-binding protein SmpB — protein MAKKKKHKVPGDIVATNRRARHDYNILDTYEAGIALLGTEVKSLREGKASLVEAFCTIDEGEIWLRNLHIPEYSRGSWTNHSPRRVRKLLLHRREIDSLMGKVRDGNRTLLPLSLYFRNGLLKVELALASGKQAHDKRQDIKRRTEEREIVRDMGRRIKGIRA, from the coding sequence ATGGCCAAAAAGAAGAAACACAAGGTCCCTGGCGATATCGTCGCCACTAATCGACGCGCGCGCCACGACTATAATATCCTCGATACTTACGAAGCCGGTATTGCCTTATTAGGTACGGAAGTAAAATCCTTACGCGAAGGTAAAGCCTCTCTTGTCGAGGCTTTCTGTACCATCGACGAAGGCGAAATCTGGCTGCGTAACCTACATATTCCAGAGTATTCCCGCGGCAGCTGGACCAATCATTCCCCGCGTCGAGTTCGCAAACTTTTGCTGCATCGTCGTGAGATAGATTCCCTCATGGGTAAAGTTCGCGATGGTAACCGCACCCTACTGCCGCTTTCCCTATACTTTCGCAATGGTTTGCTCAAAGTGGAATTGGCACTAGCCTCTGGTAAGCAGGCCCACGATAAGCGACAAGACATCAAACGACGCACCGAAGAACGCGAAATTGTGCGCGATATGGGTCGGCGTATCAAAGGTATTCGAGCCTAA